A genomic region of Miscanthus floridulus cultivar M001 chromosome 3, ASM1932011v1, whole genome shotgun sequence contains the following coding sequences:
- the LOC136546643 gene encoding uncharacterized protein isoform X2, with translation MVEASPESGAAAAGGASGMAPPRKGKSCKGCLYYSSVLKSRGYNPICVGIPRSIPQVPNYVVDEPKEEATAQGHDLRRFRYGCAGYSMFVDNRDGQGGESEGKTLLPYCRGLELLVDSRLVEQKPSTAEQALAHVAKDAATTRSHQQGQQRPANLSRQEFLERFKRSAGLVASGVAKNLNKTAHYIKENIQDILYPDRRPPK, from the exons ATGGTGGAGGCATCGCCGGAGTccggcgccgcggcggccggAGGTGCGTCTGGTATGGCGCCGCCGCGGAAGGGGAAGTCGTGCAAGGGCTGTCTCTACTATTCGTCAGTGCTCAAGTCCCGCGGCTACAACCCAATCTGCGTTGGGATCCCCCGCTCCATCCCCCAAG TTCCTAACTACGTGGTGGATGAGCCTAAGGAGGAGGCGACGGCGCAGGGGCATGATCTCAGGCGGTTCAGGTACGGGTGCGCGGGTTACTCCATGTTCGTGGACAACAGGGACGGCCAGGGTGGTGAGAGCGAGGGCAAGACGTTGCTGCCGTATTGCAGGGGCCTCGAG TTATTGGTGGACAGCAGATTGGTCGAGCAAAAACCATCGACAGCTGAACAAGCTCTAGCACATGTTGCAAAGGATG CAGCTACCACCCGCTCTCACCAACAAGGACAACAGAGACCTGCAAACTTGTCGAGGCAGGAATTCTTGGAA AGGTTTAAGAGGAGTGCTGGACTGGTCGCTTCAGGTGTTGCAAAGAATCTAAACAAAACAGCCCATTATATCAAGGAAAATATTCAGGACATATTGTACCCTGATCGTCGCCCACCAAAGTAG
- the LOC136546644 gene encoding subtilisin-like protease SBT3.6 isoform X2, which yields MAAPLVFFFLLLLRLGPSSCSNVYIVYMGERNPELHPALVRDSHHGMLAALLGSEQAAKDAILYSYRHGFSGFAAVLTDSQAARLADSPGVVRVVRNRVLDLHTTRSWDFMRVNPSHSVGILSESRFGEDSIVGVLDTGIWPESASFRDDCIGEVPRRWKGQCVAGDRFNASNCNRKIIGAKWYIKGYEAEYGKMNTTGIYEFMSARDAVGHGTHTASTAAGALVADASFRGLASGVARGGAPRARLAVYKVCWATGDCTSADILAAFDDAIHDGVDVLSVSLGQAPPLPAYVDDVLSIGSFHAVARGIVVVCSAGNSGPYSETVINSAPWIVTVAAGTIDRTFLGKVTLGNNSTYVGQTLYSGKHPGKSMRIVYAEDIASNNADDTDASCTAGSLNSTLVKGNVVLCFQTRAQRSASVAVETVKKARGVGVIFAQFLTKDIASSFDIPSVQVDYQVGTAILAYTTSMRNPTVQFGSAKTILGELIGPEVAYFSSRGPSSLSPSVLKPDIAAPGVNILAAWTPAAAISSAIGSVNFKIDSGTSMSCPHISGVVALLKSMHPNWSPAAVKSALVTTANVHDTYGFEIVSEAAPYNQANPFDYGGGHVDPNRAAHPGLVYDMGTSDYVRFLCSMGYNVSAISSMTQQHETCQHTPKTQLNLNLPSITIPELRGTLTVSRTVTNVGSALSKYRARVEAPPGVDVTVSPSLLTFNSTLRRLTFKVTFQAKLKVQGRYNFGSLTWEDGVHTVRIPLVVRTMISKFYVNS from the exons ATGGCTGCCCCGCTGGTCTTCTTCTTCCTGCTGCTGCTTCGGCTTGGTCCTTCTTCTTGCAGCAAT GTGTACATTGTGTACATGGGGGAGAGGAATCCCGAGCTGCACCCGGCGCTGGTCCGGGACTCGCACCACGGCATGCTCGCCGCCCTTCTCGGCAG CGAGCAGGCGGCCAAGGACGCCATCCTTTACAGCTACAGGCATGGCTTTTCCGGGTTCGCCGCCGTGCTGACGGACAGCCAGGCGGCGCGGCTCGCCG ATTCGCCTGGGGTTGTGCGAGTGGTGCGGAATCGTGTTCTTGACCTGCACACCACCAGGAGCTGGGATTTCATGCGAGTGAATCCGTCGCACTCGGTTGGAATCCTCTCAGAGAGTAGATTCGGTGAGGATTCCATTGTTGGTGTGCTAGACACTG GAATATGGCCAGAGTCGGCCAGTTTTAGAGACGACTGCATTGGCGAGGTTCCGCGACGGTGGAAAGGGCAATGCGTCGCCGGGGACAGGTTCAATGCTTCCAACTGCAACAG GAAAATAATAGGCGCGAAATGGTACATCAAAGGGTATGAAGCCGAGTACGGGAAGATGAACACCACCGGCATCTATGAGTTCATGTCTGCCAGAGACGCCGTTGGGCATGGCACGCACACAGCCTCCACTGCTGCTGGCGCTCTGGTAGCGGATGCAAGCTTCAGGGGCCTTGCCAGTGGTGTTGCAAGGGGAGGGGCACCCAGGGCAAGACTGGCAGTTTACAAAGTGTGCTGGGCCACCGGGGATTGCACTTCTGCAGATATCCTTGCTGCTTTTGACGATGCCATACATGACGGCGTCGATGTGCTCTCAGTGTCCCTGGGCCAAGCACCACCACTCCCTGCATATGTCGATGATGTCCTGTCAATTGGATCCTTCCATGCTGTCGCGAGAGGGATTGTTGTGGTCTGCTCCGCAGGAAATTCTGGGCCTTATTCAGAGACGGTCATCAACTCGGCGCCATGGATTGTGACCGTTGCTGCTGGCACCATTGATAGGACTTTCCTCGGAAAGGTCACCCTAGGCAACAATAGCACCTATGTG GGTCAAACACTGTACTCTGGAAAGCATCCTGGAAAAAGCATGCGCATAGTCTATGCTGAAGACATTGCATCTAATAATGCAGACGATACAGATGCAAG CTGCACTGCAGGATCTCTGAATTCTACTCTAGTGAAGGGAAATGTGGTGCTTTGCTTCCAAACAAGGGCACAGAGATCAGCTTCAGTGGCAGTGGAGACTGTCAAGAAAGCTCGTGGCGTTGGAGTTATCTTCGCCCAGTTCTTAACTAAGGACATTGCATCTTCTTTCGATATTCCCAGTGTTCAAGTAGACTATCAAGTTGGAACAGCTATACTCGCATACACTACTAGCATGAG AAACCCAACAGTTCAGTTTGGCTCAGCAAAAACAATTCTTGGAGAACTGATTGGCCCAGAAGTTGCATATTTCTCTTCTCGGGGTCCAAGTTCTCTGTCCCCCTCTGTTCTGAAG CCAGACATCGCTGCTCCAGGTGTCAACATTTTGGCCGCATGGACTCCTGCTGCTGCCATATCATCAGCCATTGGATCTGTGAACTTCAAGATTGATTCAGGAACCTCGATGTCCTGCCCACACATTTCAGGAGTTGTTGCTCTCCTCAAATCAATGCATCCTAATTGGAGTCCTGCTGCAGTAAAATCAGCACTTGTCACAACAG CCAATGTCCATGACACATATGGGTTTGAAATTGTATCCGAGGCGGCACCCTACAATCAGGCGAACCCATTCGATTACGGAGGTGGTCatgtggatccaaacagggctgCACACCCCGGTCTTGTGTATGACATGGGGACATCTGACTATGTGCGCTTCCTTTGCTCCATGGGCTACAACGTCTCGGCCATCAGCTCCATGACTCAACAGCATGAGACCTGTCAGCACACACCAAAGACGCAGCTGAACCTGAACCTGCCATCCATCACTATTCCCGAACTGAGGGGCACGCTTACTGTATCAAGAACAGTCACAAACGTTGGCTCAGCCTTGTCGAAGTACAGAGCTCGTGTGGAAGCTCCTCCAGGGGTGGACGTCACCGTGAGCCCCTCACTCCTGACCTTCAACTCGACTTTGCGAAGGTTGACGTTCAAGGTGACATTCCAGGCCAAACTGAAGGTGCAAGGGAGATACAACTTCGGCAGCCTGACATGGGAGGATGGCGTGCACACCGTGAGGATCCCTCTGGTGGTTCGGACGATGATTAGTAAGTTCTACGTCAATTCATGA
- the LOC136546645 gene encoding UPF0651 protein YPL107W, mitochondrial-like: MLGAVVRVPGPILLPLLPGPTRPLLLRRRHCLPPETPMASATSRDGGTAKPDAAPAPTPLPLPPEKPLPGDCCGSGCVRCVWDIYFDELDAYDKALAAHAASSGSGGKDDSADTKPSDGAKS; encoded by the coding sequence ATGCTGGGCGCCGTCGTCCGTGTCCCGGGCCCGATCCTGCTGCCTCTCCTGCCCGGGCCGACGCGccctctcctcctccgccgccgccactgcctccCGCCCGAGACGCCCATGGCCTCGGCCACCTCTCGCGACGGCGGCACCGCGAAGCCCGACGCCGCGCCCGCGCcaacgccgctgccgctgccgcccgaGAAGCCTCTCCCGGGCGACTGCTGCGGCAGCGGCTGCGTCCGCTGCGTCTGGGACATATATTTCGACGAGCTCGACGCGTACGACAAGGCCCTCGCCGCCCACGCGGCCTCCTCAGGCTCCGGCGGCAAGGACGACTCCGCCGATACCAAGCCCAGCGACGGCGCCAAGTCCTGA
- the LOC136546644 gene encoding subtilisin-like protease SBT3.6 isoform X1, which yields MAAPLVFFFLLLLRLGPSSCSNVYIVYMGERNPELHPALVRDSHHGMLAALLGSEQAAKDAILYSYRHGFSGFAAVLTDSQAARLADSPGVVRVVRNRVLDLHTTRSWDFMRVNPSHSVGILSESRFGEDSIVGVLDTGIWPESASFRDDCIGEVPRRWKGQCVAGDRFNASNCNRKIIGAKWYIKGYEAEYGKMNTTGIYEFMSARDAVGHGTHTASTAAGALVADASFRGLASGVARGGAPRARLAVYKVCWATGDCTSADILAAFDDAIHDGVDVLSVSLGQAPPLPAYVDDVLSIGSFHAVARGIVVVCSAGNSGPYSETVINSAPWIVTVAAGTIDRTFLGKVTLGNNSTYVGQTLYSGKHPGKSMRIVYAEDIASNNADDTDARSCTAGSLNSTLVKGNVVLCFQTRAQRSASVAVETVKKARGVGVIFAQFLTKDIASSFDIPSVQVDYQVGTAILAYTTSMRNPTVQFGSAKTILGELIGPEVAYFSSRGPSSLSPSVLKPDIAAPGVNILAAWTPAAAISSAIGSVNFKIDSGTSMSCPHISGVVALLKSMHPNWSPAAVKSALVTTANVHDTYGFEIVSEAAPYNQANPFDYGGGHVDPNRAAHPGLVYDMGTSDYVRFLCSMGYNVSAISSMTQQHETCQHTPKTQLNLNLPSITIPELRGTLTVSRTVTNVGSALSKYRARVEAPPGVDVTVSPSLLTFNSTLRRLTFKVTFQAKLKVQGRYNFGSLTWEDGVHTVRIPLVVRTMISKFYVNS from the exons ATGGCTGCCCCGCTGGTCTTCTTCTTCCTGCTGCTGCTTCGGCTTGGTCCTTCTTCTTGCAGCAAT GTGTACATTGTGTACATGGGGGAGAGGAATCCCGAGCTGCACCCGGCGCTGGTCCGGGACTCGCACCACGGCATGCTCGCCGCCCTTCTCGGCAG CGAGCAGGCGGCCAAGGACGCCATCCTTTACAGCTACAGGCATGGCTTTTCCGGGTTCGCCGCCGTGCTGACGGACAGCCAGGCGGCGCGGCTCGCCG ATTCGCCTGGGGTTGTGCGAGTGGTGCGGAATCGTGTTCTTGACCTGCACACCACCAGGAGCTGGGATTTCATGCGAGTGAATCCGTCGCACTCGGTTGGAATCCTCTCAGAGAGTAGATTCGGTGAGGATTCCATTGTTGGTGTGCTAGACACTG GAATATGGCCAGAGTCGGCCAGTTTTAGAGACGACTGCATTGGCGAGGTTCCGCGACGGTGGAAAGGGCAATGCGTCGCCGGGGACAGGTTCAATGCTTCCAACTGCAACAG GAAAATAATAGGCGCGAAATGGTACATCAAAGGGTATGAAGCCGAGTACGGGAAGATGAACACCACCGGCATCTATGAGTTCATGTCTGCCAGAGACGCCGTTGGGCATGGCACGCACACAGCCTCCACTGCTGCTGGCGCTCTGGTAGCGGATGCAAGCTTCAGGGGCCTTGCCAGTGGTGTTGCAAGGGGAGGGGCACCCAGGGCAAGACTGGCAGTTTACAAAGTGTGCTGGGCCACCGGGGATTGCACTTCTGCAGATATCCTTGCTGCTTTTGACGATGCCATACATGACGGCGTCGATGTGCTCTCAGTGTCCCTGGGCCAAGCACCACCACTCCCTGCATATGTCGATGATGTCCTGTCAATTGGATCCTTCCATGCTGTCGCGAGAGGGATTGTTGTGGTCTGCTCCGCAGGAAATTCTGGGCCTTATTCAGAGACGGTCATCAACTCGGCGCCATGGATTGTGACCGTTGCTGCTGGCACCATTGATAGGACTTTCCTCGGAAAGGTCACCCTAGGCAACAATAGCACCTATGTG GGTCAAACACTGTACTCTGGAAAGCATCCTGGAAAAAGCATGCGCATAGTCTATGCTGAAGACATTGCATCTAATAATGCAGACGATACAGATGCAAG AAGCTGCACTGCAGGATCTCTGAATTCTACTCTAGTGAAGGGAAATGTGGTGCTTTGCTTCCAAACAAGGGCACAGAGATCAGCTTCAGTGGCAGTGGAGACTGTCAAGAAAGCTCGTGGCGTTGGAGTTATCTTCGCCCAGTTCTTAACTAAGGACATTGCATCTTCTTTCGATATTCCCAGTGTTCAAGTAGACTATCAAGTTGGAACAGCTATACTCGCATACACTACTAGCATGAG AAACCCAACAGTTCAGTTTGGCTCAGCAAAAACAATTCTTGGAGAACTGATTGGCCCAGAAGTTGCATATTTCTCTTCTCGGGGTCCAAGTTCTCTGTCCCCCTCTGTTCTGAAG CCAGACATCGCTGCTCCAGGTGTCAACATTTTGGCCGCATGGACTCCTGCTGCTGCCATATCATCAGCCATTGGATCTGTGAACTTCAAGATTGATTCAGGAACCTCGATGTCCTGCCCACACATTTCAGGAGTTGTTGCTCTCCTCAAATCAATGCATCCTAATTGGAGTCCTGCTGCAGTAAAATCAGCACTTGTCACAACAG CCAATGTCCATGACACATATGGGTTTGAAATTGTATCCGAGGCGGCACCCTACAATCAGGCGAACCCATTCGATTACGGAGGTGGTCatgtggatccaaacagggctgCACACCCCGGTCTTGTGTATGACATGGGGACATCTGACTATGTGCGCTTCCTTTGCTCCATGGGCTACAACGTCTCGGCCATCAGCTCCATGACTCAACAGCATGAGACCTGTCAGCACACACCAAAGACGCAGCTGAACCTGAACCTGCCATCCATCACTATTCCCGAACTGAGGGGCACGCTTACTGTATCAAGAACAGTCACAAACGTTGGCTCAGCCTTGTCGAAGTACAGAGCTCGTGTGGAAGCTCCTCCAGGGGTGGACGTCACCGTGAGCCCCTCACTCCTGACCTTCAACTCGACTTTGCGAAGGTTGACGTTCAAGGTGACATTCCAGGCCAAACTGAAGGTGCAAGGGAGATACAACTTCGGCAGCCTGACATGGGAGGATGGCGTGCACACCGTGAGGATCCCTCTGGTGGTTCGGACGATGATTAGTAAGTTCTACGTCAATTCATGA
- the LOC136546643 gene encoding uncharacterized protein isoform X1, whose translation MVEASPESGAAAAGGASGMAPPRKGKSCKGCLYYSSVLKSRGYNPICVGIPRSIPQVPNYVVDEPKEEATAQGHDLRRFRYGCAGYSMFVDNRDGQGGESEGKTLLPYCRGLELLVDSRLVEQKPSTAEQALAHVAKDAAATTRSHQQGQQRPANLSRQEFLERFKRSAGLVASGVAKNLNKTAHYIKENIQDILYPDRRPPK comes from the exons ATGGTGGAGGCATCGCCGGAGTccggcgccgcggcggccggAGGTGCGTCTGGTATGGCGCCGCCGCGGAAGGGGAAGTCGTGCAAGGGCTGTCTCTACTATTCGTCAGTGCTCAAGTCCCGCGGCTACAACCCAATCTGCGTTGGGATCCCCCGCTCCATCCCCCAAG TTCCTAACTACGTGGTGGATGAGCCTAAGGAGGAGGCGACGGCGCAGGGGCATGATCTCAGGCGGTTCAGGTACGGGTGCGCGGGTTACTCCATGTTCGTGGACAACAGGGACGGCCAGGGTGGTGAGAGCGAGGGCAAGACGTTGCTGCCGTATTGCAGGGGCCTCGAG TTATTGGTGGACAGCAGATTGGTCGAGCAAAAACCATCGACAGCTGAACAAGCTCTAGCACATGTTGCAAAGGATG CAGCAGCTACCACCCGCTCTCACCAACAAGGACAACAGAGACCTGCAAACTTGTCGAGGCAGGAATTCTTGGAA AGGTTTAAGAGGAGTGCTGGACTGGTCGCTTCAGGTGTTGCAAAGAATCTAAACAAAACAGCCCATTATATCAAGGAAAATATTCAGGACATATTGTACCCTGATCGTCGCCCACCAAAGTAG